The genomic region TCCCCGATCCACACGAtcacctgcccctccccacctgcccccagTATCCATCACCTCTACCTCCAACAccatgcctctctctctctctctctctctccgacTGATACAATCCCGCCTGCCCTTCAATTTCATCTCAAAAACCGTTGCTTCTGAAGTTTTCCTTTATTCCTTAAGCCCACAGTACTCCGCTAGGATGACTCTGAGTGCCCGCCGCTCCTACCCTGAGACGTCTCACAAAGTTGGGATGTGTGACAACTGGAGGGGAAACACACTACTGGCGTCTAGCAGgaagaagccagggatgctgttAACCACCCTGCAATGCACAGCGCAGCTCCCTAAAGAGAAGAACCACTCAGTCCAGACACCAGTGGTGCTGAGACTGAGAAGCGCTGCCTTAAGCGAACGTCTTTCTGCTGCCTCTCCGCCACGCGGGGTTTGGAGCTGCTTTCACTGAACTCCCATTCCTTACCACACAGGATGTCTGTGTAACTTGTCAGAGCCGCCCCTCCCAGGCCTCCATGTTGACATCACATCTCATTTTTCCTAATGAGCACAGCTCAAGGGAGCTTGCTCAAGGGAGATATCGATTTGTTGACTGGAATTGAATTGAAATTTCCATTTCATTCAGTTTTCTACTTAAGTCTATTGTCTCCTGTTTcctgttaataaaagaaaacataggcaccGTGTTTTGTGCATTTAacctttgaaatacatgaagacagtTATTAAATAGCTTATCTGTTTTCTTACCTCCAGAAAAAACTCCAGGACCTTCTATAATCTCATAAGGAAGAGTACCCATGAAGGGCAATTACTGGGTCTAAATTGGATTAAATTAGTTTTGATGCTCGCCTCATTACATACCATGAATctgcatttatttcatttagcacatCTATAGTTTTTTAGCCAATGGACAAATAATAAATATCCAAGCTTGACATCCAGTTGAGGTAGCTTTTCTACAATCGGGACTGAATAATAAGTGCCATGATTTATCtaaagcatcttttttttcttattatcctAATATTTAACAAAGTTAAAAACATTTGCTGATTTTATAGTTGACTCTCCTTACAAATATTCAGTAAGCAgtttacaataaaatattatggtCAATCTGCTGAAAGAGTTGCACATCTTGAGACTTTCAGCACATTTTAAAAGCTTTACTGAGGCAGGATTCATATCTGATCACCAACTCCAAATTTTACCTCTCCTGAGATATGAGAAATCTATTGAGCTAAGGAGAACATACAAATATACCCTGGTTCTTAGAATTAAGTTtgaaattttggttttttttttttttttttttttttaaataagaacaaAGACTTTATTTCAAACAGGTTCAGTGGTATGTCTACTACAGCAAAGTCTGGTTGTAGCAGTTTCCTTTCAAATCTGCACTGACATATAAATTAGACATTATTTGGGAATGATTAATTTCTGGTAAAATGTAGATTCAATCCAACACGATGCTAATTTCTACATTTATTGTAGGCTCTATTTCAGTACTAGAGGTTAAATTTTCATCACCAAAAAATGAGAATAACCTTACAGCTACTACTAAGGTAATGAGCTGTGAAATTACTTTCCCAGTATTGTTCTGAAAATATACCCCTAGGTTGTTAAGAGAAATTCCAACTTCATCCAAATCTGTTATTTAATTCTTCAGTCATCATCTACTGTTGGCTTGATTGTCACTCCTCTTCTTATTTGACCCCAACCAATTAAACGCCAGTGTTTCTCAACTCTTCGGCTAAGTGCAATTTTTTCTCCTACTTCTGTGCACACAGGATGAGTCAAGACGATTTTGCCCAAATCAGCCTTGACTGCACTAACTCTTCCTCCTGTTGACAGGGATCCTATATTCACCATAAGCACTTCATTCTTAGACAGCTTTTGTACTTTCGCTGCTTTCTTGTCTCCTTCAGTGCGAACACCTAGAAGCCACCTAAGCAGGAAATAGGAAATTTCCAATTCTGTGAAGATCTCAGGTAAAGCTCCAACTGCACCAAGTACTTGCCCCACCATTCTGTCAGCCCGGCACAAAGTGGGGTCAATTTTTGTTCCAACTCCTTGAACAAATGCAAGGATCTGTTCATACTGTTCTTTAGCCTGGCTTTCTTTTACCAAATCGATTTTATTTTGTAGAATCAAAATATGCTTCAGTTTCATGATTTCTATAGCAGCCAAGTGTTCAGATGTCTGAGGCTGAGGACAAGACTCGTTACCAGCTATCAACAGAAGAGCAGCATCCATCACTGCGGCACCGTTCAGCATAGTAGCCATCAGAATGTCATGGCCAGGACAGTCAACAAAGGAAACATGCCTGACTAATTTGAAGTTCCCTTTGGTCCCTGGAATGTCTGTAGGAAACTCATCGGGTGTGCTACTTCCACAGGATCTAAAACATTCTGGCCGAGGACAACTTGGGTCGTCAAGTTTATAAATCTTAGCATTAGCATAGCCAAGTTTGATTGTAATATTTCTTTCCAGTTCATTTTTGAAACGGACAGTGTGGACTCCAGAAATAGCTTTTACAACTGTAGATTTCCCATGAGCTACGTGACCAATTGTACCTATATTAATTGTGGCTCATCTGCTGATAACTTCATGTGAAAGTGGCGTCAACTTGGAAACATCCAAAGTAGCGAGATCTTGCCGAGAAAGGTGCGGCTGCTCTAAAGTCACACCAGCCTCGCCCCTCGCCATCTTGTCCGGAGAGCAAGTTTGAAATTTTGAATGAAAGATTCAGCTTTCACTGAAAAGGGAAAATCTCATATGATCAGAAAAGATCATCATAAATCCTTCTCACTCTTACTAGAAGCTAAGCTGAACTCTCTTGAATATACACCCAAATGGCCTCCAGGCTACAGACGAGCATAGCGGCTGGTGTGACAAGCTGTCCCGCTGAGAAGCTGGACATCCTGATTCTCAATGCTGTCAGTCACCAAGAGATGGTGAAGACCATTATGAAACAGCATTTATTTTGCTGCCGTTAAGTCAGCCAAACTAGAAACCAGTGGCTAGTTAGCCTTCAAGGGAAGGAGGCAACCCCTCCAGGCAGAAGAGCAGAATGTGATCAGAGGACCCCGAGAAGGCACTTAACTAACA from Dama dama isolate Ldn47 chromosome 12, ASM3311817v1, whole genome shotgun sequence harbors:
- the LOC133067453 gene encoding eukaryotic translation initiation factor 2 subunit 3-like — encoded protein: MATMLNGAAVMDAALLLIAGNESCPQPQTSEHLAAIEIMKLKHILILQNKIDLVKESQAKEQYEQILAFVQGVGTKIDPTLCRADRMVGQVLGAVGALPEIFTELEISYFLLRWLLGVRTEGDKKAAKVQKLSKNEVLMVNIGSLSTGGRVSAVKADLGKIVLTHPVCTEVGEKIALSRRVEKHWRLIGWGQIRRGVTIKPTVDDD